The following are from one region of the Synergistaceae bacterium DZ-S4 genome:
- a CDS encoding helix-turn-helix transcriptional regulator, with protein MAVSYKKLWKLLIDKDMRKQDLRAAAKISSSSIAKLSKGENVNTDILVKICKALNCDVSDIMEILPDQEE; from the coding sequence ATGGCCGTAAGTTACAAAAAGTTGTGGAAGTTATTGATTGATAAAGATATGAGGAAGCAGGATTTGAGAGCGGCGGCCAAAATTAGTTCATCGTCTATTGCCAAGCTCTCAAAGGGCGAGAACGTAAACACAGATATTCTCGTGAAGATTTGCAAAGCCCTAAACTGCGATGTTTCGGACATAATGGAAATACTGCCCGACCAAGAGGAGTAA